One Streptomyces sp. V4I8 genomic window carries:
- a CDS encoding carbohydrate kinase family protein: MDDDRPDVLLTGLLFYDLVLTGLGKPPTPGEEIWTGGMGCGPGGIANLAVAAARFGLRTSLATVFGDDLYGEWCRDVLCDQEDIDLSLSRTADDWPTPVTVSLAYGHDRALVTHGQEPPYSQDALMGDPPEARTALVHIEAEPRAWLAKAAANGTQIYADVGWDPTQQWSTDLLDQLSLCHAFLPNETEAMAYTRTDSAVAALGTLSELVPVAVVTRGGDGAVAVDQTTGEYAEVPALDVDVLDATGAGDVFGASFVAASLGGWPLEERLRFAVLAAGLSVRHHGGALAAPGWYGVDRWWRSAKDPELRRAYGFLAHRIPADVGPPVRHAPVTPPTGPMPVGPRACERRP, translated from the coding sequence GTGGACGACGACCGGCCCGATGTGCTGCTGACCGGGCTGCTCTTCTACGACCTCGTCCTCACGGGGCTCGGGAAGCCGCCGACCCCGGGCGAGGAGATCTGGACGGGCGGCATGGGCTGCGGCCCGGGCGGCATCGCCAACCTGGCGGTGGCCGCCGCCCGCTTCGGCCTGCGGACCTCGCTGGCCACGGTGTTCGGCGACGACCTCTACGGCGAGTGGTGCCGGGACGTCCTGTGCGACCAGGAGGACATCGACCTCTCGCTCTCCCGCACGGCGGACGACTGGCCCACCCCCGTCACCGTCTCCCTCGCCTACGGCCACGACCGGGCCCTCGTCACCCACGGCCAGGAGCCCCCGTACTCGCAGGACGCGCTGATGGGCGACCCGCCCGAGGCGCGCACGGCCCTCGTGCACATCGAGGCCGAACCCCGCGCATGGCTGGCCAAGGCCGCCGCGAACGGCACGCAGATCTATGCCGACGTCGGCTGGGACCCCACCCAGCAGTGGTCGACCGACCTGCTCGACCAGCTCTCCCTGTGCCACGCCTTCCTCCCCAACGAGACCGAGGCCATGGCCTACACCCGCACCGACAGCGCGGTCGCGGCCCTCGGCACGCTCAGTGAGCTGGTCCCGGTGGCCGTGGTGACACGCGGCGGGGACGGCGCCGTAGCCGTCGACCAGACGACCGGCGAGTACGCGGAGGTCCCGGCCCTGGACGTCGACGTCCTCGACGCGACGGGCGCCGGGGACGTGTTCGGGGCGAGCTTCGTCGCGGCCTCGCTGGGCGGCTGGCCGCTGGAGGAACGGCTCCGGTTCGCCGTGCTCGCCGCCGGACTGTCCGTACGGCACCACGGCGGCGCGCTGGCGGCCCCCGGCTGGTACGGCGTCGACCGCTGGTGGCGGTCGGCGAAAGACCCCGAACTACGGCGCGCGTACGGATTTCTCGCGCACCGCATCCCGGCCGACGTGGGCCCGCCCGTGCGCCACGCCCCCGTCACCCCGCCGACCGGTCCCATGCCCGTGGGCCCACGCGCCTGCGAACGGCGGCCCTGA
- a CDS encoding ABC transporter substrate-binding protein, with protein MDLSRRGFLQAAALTAAASGLTVACGGGSESAGTKNGKNLTLWYWGGALSDKVVADAKTHFGSQIKLTAASIGGDFKQKLTTTLAAGGSSVPDITGIKGEDIASFLPNADRFLDLNDLGFKKISSQYLEWKTKLAQTKDGKQIGFPIDIGPTALFYRADLFDKAGLPTDPAKVAAETKTWDDYFALGSELKKALPGIFLVNNISAVFNIAVGQGTKRFIDEDNHFIGDQEHIRTAWETAIRPYTLGIDAKINDQTWNAAIGKNLATELGAAWHALDIESAAPGTKGKWRVCATPHGPANQGGSYLALPSQCRNPEEAFKIISWILSPDNNAKSYTDATIFPASPATYSMEAMTGPDAFFGGQKIIEVFGPAAEAIPVSYEAPADSAVMAPFTAELSSIEAKGKKPDDAWHDAVSQAKQIARRQGVS; from the coding sequence GTGGACCTTTCCCGTAGAGGCTTCCTCCAGGCCGCCGCGCTCACCGCGGCCGCCTCCGGCCTGACCGTCGCCTGCGGCGGCGGCTCGGAATCGGCCGGCACCAAGAACGGCAAGAACCTCACCCTGTGGTACTGGGGCGGCGCCCTCAGCGACAAGGTGGTCGCCGACGCCAAGACGCACTTCGGCAGCCAGATCAAGCTGACCGCCGCGTCCATCGGCGGCGACTTCAAGCAGAAGCTCACCACCACCCTCGCGGCGGGCGGCTCCTCGGTGCCCGACATCACCGGCATCAAGGGCGAGGACATAGCCTCCTTCCTGCCCAACGCCGACCGCTTCCTCGACCTGAACGACCTGGGCTTCAAGAAGATCTCGTCCCAGTACCTGGAGTGGAAGACCAAGCTCGCCCAGACCAAGGACGGCAAGCAGATCGGGTTCCCGATCGACATCGGTCCCACCGCGCTGTTCTACCGCGCGGACCTGTTCGACAAGGCCGGGCTGCCCACCGATCCGGCCAAGGTCGCGGCCGAGACCAAGACGTGGGACGACTACTTCGCGCTCGGCTCGGAGCTGAAGAAGGCCCTGCCCGGCATCTTCCTGGTCAACAACATCAGCGCGGTGTTCAACATCGCGGTCGGCCAGGGCACCAAGCGGTTCATCGACGAGGACAACCACTTCATCGGCGACCAGGAGCACATCCGCACCGCGTGGGAAACGGCGATCCGCCCCTACACGCTCGGCATCGACGCCAAGATCAACGACCAGACCTGGAACGCCGCCATTGGCAAGAACCTGGCCACCGAACTCGGCGCCGCCTGGCACGCGCTGGACATCGAGTCGGCCGCCCCGGGCACCAAGGGCAAGTGGCGGGTCTGCGCGACGCCGCACGGGCCGGCCAATCAGGGCGGCTCCTATCTGGCCCTGCCCTCGCAGTGCCGGAACCCCGAAGAGGCGTTCAAGATCATCAGCTGGATCCTCAGCCCGGACAACAACGCCAAGAGCTACACCGACGCCACCATCTTCCCCGCCTCTCCGGCGACGTACTCGATGGAGGCCATGACGGGCCCCGACGCCTTCTTCGGCGGACAGAAGATCATCGAGGTCTTCGGCCCGGCTGCCGAAGCCATCCCGGTGAGCTACGAGGCGCCCGCGGACTCCGCGGTCATGGCGCCCTTCACGGCCGAGCTGAGCAGCATCGAGGCCAAGGGCAAGAAGCCCGACGACGCCTGGCACGACGCGGTCAGCCAGGCCAAGCAGATCGCCCGGCGACAGGGGGTGAGCTGA